The proteins below come from a single Salvelinus fontinalis isolate EN_2023a chromosome 1, ASM2944872v1, whole genome shotgun sequence genomic window:
- the LOC129865017 gene encoding proto-oncogene c-Rel-like: MDVAEPSVQIFEQPKQRGMRFRYKCEGRSAGSIPGERSSDNNRSYPTIQILNYCGKGKVRVSLVTKNEPFRPHPHDLVGKDCKEGFYEAEFGPERKVFAFQNLGIQCVRRREVKESIVQRMTRGINPFNVPREQLLQTEEYDLNVVRLCLQVFLQDDSGHCNRALNPIVTNPIYDNRAPNTAELRICRVNRNSGCVKGGDEIFLLCDKVQKDDIEVRFFTPGWEAKGSFSQADVHRQVAIVFKSPPYYDTSITGPVTVHMQLRRPTDQEVSEPMEFRYLPDDKDPYGCQEKKRRREHLIKTLPGFLPLGGMNQMNRPKAVPHSPMAQSMRKDINNMYMKQPSPAMMRQTPPTMHNHANQHYQQHSPQQRTMMTSINQMWPQPNSTLSLETIRINPSSTGSSQGNAMQQQQVNHCVTSGYLHGGESSGSGGGGGGNILPQLTMGDLQCLGLESNLQGPSASQTQRGGPDLQHLQHPHPQHPHPQHPHQRQHFQQHRHQQPHQRKVPSFSQGMGSQEGQIQGNQTQHLQAPWNSGGDAGSLGLGFLLDSVASDEIIQDLVGLGGPQATFQLKQEPLTGGQEGQMIASCSFSASDGQQQQQSYANLLPRPMSNSNGVAMETARHESTNSNSNNIQALKNLQNPFTPTNGMGQEGAHFDSLAAWAFFTPPQ; the protein is encoded by the exons ATGGATG TGGCAGAGCCCAGTGTTCAGATCTTTGAGCAGCCCAAACAGAGGGGCATGCGCTTCAGGTACAAGTGTGAGGGCCGCTCTGCAGGCAGCATCCCTGGAGAGAGGAGCTCTGACAACAACAGGTCATACCCCACCATACAG ATTCTGAACTACTGTGGGAAGGGCAAAGTGCGCGTTTCCCTCGTAACCAAGAACGAGCCCTTTAGGCCCCACCCCCATGACTTGGTGGGCAAGGACTGCAAGGAGGGATTCTACGAAGCTGAGTTTGGCCCAGAGCGCAAGGTCTTCGC CTTCCAGAATCTGGGTATCCAGtgtgtgaggaggagagaggtaaagGAATCCATCGTGCAGAGGATGACCAGAGGGATCAACCCATTCAATG TGCCACGGGAGCAGCTGTTACAGACGGAGGAGTACGACCTGAACGTGGTGCGTCTCTGTCTCCAGGTGTTCCTACAGGACGACAGCGGACACTGCAACCGCGCCCTCAACCCCATTGTCACAAACCCCATCTATGACAACA GGGCTCCGAACACGGCTGAGCTGCGTATCTGTCGGGTCAacaggaacagtggttgtgtgaAGGGAGGAGACGAGATCTTTCTGCTGTGCGATAAAGTCCAGAAAG ATGACATTGAGGTGCGTTTCTTCACTCCTGGCTGGGAGGCTAAGGGCTCCTTCTCCCAGGCTGACGTTCACCGCCAGGTGGCCATCGTCTTTAAGAGCCCGCCCTACTACGACACGTCCATCACCGGCCCGGTCACTGTGCACATGCAGTTACGCCGTCCCACCGACCAGGAAGTCAGCGAGCCCATGGAGTTCAGATATCTACCCGACGACAAGG ATCCCTATGGTTgccaggagaagaagaggagaagagagcaccTGATTAAAACCTTACCCGGGTTCCTACCTTTAGGTGGAATGAATCAGATGAACAGACCGAAGGCAGTACCACACAGTCCCATGGCTCAGTCCATGAGAAAAg ACATCAACAACATGTACATGAAACAGCCCTCTCCCGCTATGATGCGCCAAACCCCTCCTACCATGCACAACCATGCCAACCAACATTACCAACAACACAGCCCTCAGCAGCGCACAATGATGACATCCATCAACCAGATGTGGCCCCAACCCAACTCGACTTTGTCCCTGGAGACCATCAGAATTAACCCCTCGAGCACCGGTAGTAGCCAGGGTAACGCTATGCAGCAACAGCAGGTGAACCACTGTGTTACCTCTGGGTACCTTCATGGAGGGGAGAGCAGCGGTAGTGGAGGCGGTGGTGGTGGTAACATCCTGCCCCAACTCACCATGGGGGACCTGCAATGTCTGGGTCTGGAGTCCAATCTCCAGGGTCCTTCGGCCAGCCAAACCCAGCGCGGTGGGCCTGATCTCCAGCACCTCCAGCACCCTCACCCCCAGCACCCTCACCCCCAGCACCCTCACCAGCGGCAGCACTTCCAACAGCATAGACACCAGCAGCCCCACCAGAGGAAAGTGCCATCCTTCTCCCAGGGCATGGGGAGCCAGGAAGGGCAGATCCAGGGGAACCAGACCCAGCACCTCCAGGCACCCTGGAACAGCGGTGGCGACGCGGGGTCTCTGGGGTTGGGCTTCCTCCTGGATAGCGTGGCGAGTGATGAGATCATCCAGGACCTGGTGGGATTAGGGGGCCCTCAGGCCACCTTCCAACTGAAGCAGGAGCCCCTAACTGGGGGACAGGAGGGCCAGATGATCGCCTCTTGTTCCTTCTCCGCCTCGGAcggccagcagcagcagcagtcgtACGCCAACCTCCTCCCCAGGCCTATGAGTAACAGCAACGGCGTCGCCATGGAGACGGCAAGGCATGAAAGCACCAATAGCAATTCCAACAACATCCAGGCCCTCAAGAACTTACAGAACCCCTTCACCCCAACCAATGGAATGGGGCAAGAAGGTGCCCATTTTGACTCCTTGGCTGCCTGGGCCTTTTTCACTCCACCGCAGTGA